One genomic window of Pseudomonas sp. LFM046 includes the following:
- a CDS encoding thioredoxin fold domain-containing protein — translation MRATRVIAGLAIGLASTLSFADDPDQAIRKTLDTLQLGLPVESIGESPITGVYQVQLKGGRMLYTSADGQYLMQGYLYHVQNGKPVNLTEQAESRSIAKEINAIPVKDMVVFSPKEPAKAHITVFTDTDCGYCQKLHSEVPELNRRGIEVRYVAFPRQGIGSHGYNSLVSVWCSKDRQAAMNKAKSRQELPQATCDNPVAKQFELGQLIGVNGTPAIVLGNGQMIPGYQPAPQLAKLALEAK, via the coding sequence ATGCGCGCGACCCGTGTTATCGCCGGCCTGGCCATCGGCCTCGCCAGCACCCTCAGCTTCGCAGACGACCCGGACCAGGCTATCCGCAAGACCCTCGACACCCTGCAGCTCGGCCTGCCCGTCGAGTCCATCGGTGAAAGCCCGATCACCGGCGTCTACCAGGTCCAGCTCAAGGGCGGCCGTATGCTCTACACCAGCGCCGACGGCCAGTATCTGATGCAGGGCTACCTCTATCACGTGCAGAACGGCAAGCCGGTGAACCTCACCGAGCAGGCTGAAAGCCGCTCCATCGCCAAGGAAATCAACGCCATTCCCGTGAAGGACATGGTGGTGTTCTCGCCCAAGGAGCCGGCCAAGGCCCATATCACTGTCTTCACCGACACCGATTGCGGTTACTGCCAGAAGCTGCACAGCGAAGTGCCCGAGCTGAACCGCCGCGGCATTGAAGTGCGCTACGTCGCCTTCCCGCGCCAGGGCATTGGTAGCCACGGTTACAACAGCCTGGTCAGCGTCTGGTGCAGCAAGGACCGTCAGGCAGCCATGAACAAGGCCAAGTCCCGCCAGGAACTGCCGCAGGCGACCTGTGATAACCCGGTGGCCAAGCAGTTCGAACTGGGCCAGTTGATCGGCGTTAACGGCACTCCGGCGATCGTGCTGGGCAATGGCCAGATGATTCCGGGCTACCAGCCGGCCCCGCAGCTGGCGAAACTTGCCCTGGAGGCCAAGTAA
- the xerD gene encoding site-specific tyrosine recombinase XerD, translating into MPALDHPLIDRFLDSLWLEKGLSAHTRSAYRSDLAHFNGWLDERGLALDRAGRDLILDHLAWRLEQGYKARSTARFLSGLRGFYRFLLRENLITEDPTLQVDLPQIGRPLPKSLSEADVEALLEAPELDDPIGLRDRAMLEVLYACGLRVTELVSLTLEQVNLRQGVIKVFGKGSKERLVPLGEEAIAWLERYQREARPFLLDGKPSDVLFPSLRGEQMTRQTFWHRIKHQAQVAGISKALSPHTLRHAFATHLLNHGADLRVVQMLLGHSDLSTTQIYTHIARARLQELHARHHPRG; encoded by the coding sequence ATGCCCGCGCTAGACCATCCCCTTATCGACCGCTTCCTCGACAGCCTCTGGCTGGAGAAGGGCCTTTCCGCCCATACCCGCTCCGCCTACCGCAGCGACCTCGCGCATTTCAACGGCTGGCTCGACGAACGTGGGCTGGCCCTGGACAGGGCAGGGCGCGACCTGATCCTCGACCATCTGGCCTGGCGCCTGGAGCAGGGCTACAAGGCCCGCTCCACCGCGCGTTTCCTCTCCGGTCTGCGCGGTTTCTATCGCTTCCTGCTGCGGGAGAACCTGATCACTGAAGACCCGACCCTGCAAGTGGACCTGCCGCAGATCGGCCGGCCGCTGCCCAAGTCACTGTCTGAGGCCGATGTGGAGGCCCTGCTGGAAGCCCCGGAGCTGGACGACCCCATCGGCCTGCGCGACCGCGCGATGCTCGAAGTCCTCTACGCCTGCGGCCTGCGGGTAACCGAGCTGGTGAGCCTGACCCTCGAGCAGGTCAACCTTCGTCAGGGCGTGATCAAGGTCTTCGGCAAGGGCAGCAAGGAGCGTCTGGTGCCGCTTGGCGAGGAAGCCATCGCCTGGCTGGAGCGCTATCAGCGGGAAGCGCGCCCGTTCCTCCTCGACGGCAAGCCCAGCGATGTGCTCTTCCCCAGCCTGCGCGGCGAGCAGATGACGCGCCAGACCTTCTGGCATCGCATCAAGCACCAGGCGCAGGTGGCCGGGATCAGCAAAGCCCTCTCCCCCCACACCCTGCGCCACGCCTTCGCCACCCACCTGCTCAACCACGGCGCCGACCTGCGGGTGGTGCAGATGCTGCTGGGCCACAGCGACCTGTCCACCACCCAGATCTACACCCACATCGCCCGGGCCCGTCTGCAGGAGCTCCATGCCCGCCACCATCCCCGGGGTTGA
- a CDS encoding acyl-CoA thioesterase: MTPREQEIARRTELSESRVTKAVFPPNTNHHNTLFGGTALAWMDEVSFIAATRFCRLPLVTVSSDRIDFKHSIPAGSIVELVGRVVKVGNTSLKVEVEVFVEDMYSATREKAITGLFSFVAIDADKRPVQVLPEFPQATDAA, translated from the coding sequence ATGACCCCGAGAGAGCAAGAAATCGCCCGGCGGACCGAGCTGTCCGAAAGCCGGGTGACCAAGGCGGTGTTTCCGCCCAACACCAACCATCACAACACCCTGTTCGGCGGCACCGCGCTAGCCTGGATGGATGAGGTGTCCTTCATTGCAGCCACGCGCTTCTGCCGCCTGCCGCTGGTAACTGTCTCCAGCGACCGCATCGACTTCAAACACTCGATCCCCGCGGGTTCCATCGTTGAACTGGTGGGTCGCGTGGTGAAGGTGGGCAACACCAGCCTCAAAGTGGAAGTGGAGGTGTTCGTCGAGGACATGTACAGCGCCACCCGCGAGAAGGCCATTACCGGCCTGTTCAGTTTCGTCGCTATCGATGCGGACAAGCGCCCGGTGCAGGTGCTGCCGGAGTTTCCCCAGGCGACCGACGCCGCATGA
- the rplS gene encoding 50S ribosomal protein L19: protein MTNKIIQQLEAEQMNKEIPAFAPGDTVIVQVKVKEGDRSRLQAFEGVVIAKRNRGLNSAFTVRKISNGVGVERTFQTYSPLVDSLSVKRRGDVRKAKLYYLRDLSGKAARIKEKLV, encoded by the coding sequence ATGACCAACAAGATCATTCAGCAACTCGAAGCTGAACAAATGAACAAAGAGATTCCGGCGTTCGCCCCAGGCGACACCGTAATCGTTCAAGTGAAAGTGAAGGAAGGCGACCGTTCCCGTCTGCAGGCTTTCGAAGGTGTGGTCATCGCTAAGCGTAACCGCGGCCTGAACAGCGCCTTCACCGTTCGCAAGATCTCCAACGGCGTTGGTGTAGAGCGTACCTTCCAGACCTACTCCCCGCTGGTTGACAGCCTGAGCGTCAAGCGCCGCGGCGACGTGCGCAAGGCCAAGCTGTACTACCTCCGCGACCTGTCCGGCAAGGCAGCTCGTATCAAGGAAAAGCTGGTTTAA
- the trmD gene encoding tRNA (guanosine(37)-N1)-methyltransferase TrmD, whose amino-acid sequence MKSMQVEVISIFPEMFAAISEYGITSRAVKQGLLKLNCWNPRSFTEDRHQTVDDRPFGGGPGMVMKIQPLERALAAAKAATGEKAKVIYLSPQGRQLKQAAVRELANEEALILIAGRYEGIDERFIEEHVDEEWSIGDYVLSGGELPAMVLIDAVTRLLPGALGHADSAEEDSFTDGLLDCPHYTRPELYAGKRVPEVLLSGNHEHIRRWRLQQALGRTWERRADLLDCRSLSGEEKKLLEEYIRQRNDS is encoded by the coding sequence ATGAAAAGCATGCAGGTCGAAGTCATCAGCATCTTTCCCGAGATGTTCGCCGCCATCAGTGAGTACGGCATCACCAGCCGTGCGGTGAAGCAGGGGCTGCTCAAGCTCAACTGCTGGAATCCGCGGAGCTTCACCGAGGACCGCCACCAGACGGTGGATGACCGGCCCTTCGGCGGTGGCCCCGGCATGGTGATGAAGATCCAGCCCCTGGAACGGGCCCTGGCGGCAGCCAAGGCAGCGACGGGGGAGAAGGCGAAGGTGATCTACCTCTCGCCGCAGGGGCGCCAGTTGAAACAGGCGGCCGTGCGCGAGCTGGCGAACGAGGAAGCATTGATCCTCATCGCCGGGCGCTACGAAGGCATCGACGAACGCTTCATTGAGGAGCACGTCGATGAGGAATGGTCGATTGGCGACTACGTCCTGTCCGGCGGTGAGCTGCCGGCCATGGTGCTGATCGATGCGGTGACGCGGTTGTTGCCCGGCGCGCTGGGCCACGCGGACTCCGCCGAGGAGGACTCCTTTACGGACGGCCTGCTCGATTGCCCGCACTACACTCGTCCGGAGTTGTATGCAGGCAAGCGTGTTCCTGAGGTGCTGCTCAGTGGCAACCACGAACACATCCGGCGATGGCGTTTGCAGCAGGCGCTTGGGCGCACCTGGGAACGTCGGGCTGATCTTCTGGATTGCCGCTCGCTTTCTGGAGAAGAGAAAAAGCTGCTGGAGGAATACATCCGCCAGCGGAACGATAGTTAA
- the rimM gene encoding ribosome maturation factor RimM (Essential for efficient processing of 16S rRNA): protein MSTTPAAADELIVLGKIFSVHGVRGEVKVYSFTDPLDNVLDYRRWTLKRDDEVKQVEVASGRVHGKVLVVKLKGLVDREIARTYAGFEICVPASELPELDDDEFYWHQLEGLNVINQDGQLLGRIDHLLETGANDVMVVKPCAGSLDDRERLLPYTEQCVQSIDLEAGEIRVDWDVDF from the coding sequence ATGAGCACGACGCCGGCCGCCGCCGACGAACTCATCGTTCTCGGCAAGATTTTCTCGGTGCACGGCGTACGTGGCGAGGTGAAGGTCTACTCCTTCACCGATCCGCTGGATAACGTGCTCGATTACCGCCGTTGGACGCTCAAGCGTGACGACGAGGTAAAGCAGGTCGAAGTCGCCAGCGGACGTGTGCACGGCAAGGTCCTGGTGGTGAAGCTGAAGGGGTTGGTCGATCGCGAAATCGCGCGAACCTACGCAGGTTTTGAAATCTGTGTCCCCGCCAGCGAGCTGCCGGAACTCGACGATGACGAGTTCTACTGGCACCAGTTGGAAGGTCTCAATGTGATCAACCAGGACGGGCAATTGCTCGGCCGCATCGATCACCTGCTGGAGACCGGCGCCAACGATGTGATGGTGGTCAAGCCCTGCGCTGGAAGCCTGGATGATCGCGAACGCCTGTTGCCCTACACGGAGCAGTGCGTGCAGTCGATCGACCTGGAAGCCGGCGAGATACGGGTGGATTGGGACGTTGATTTCTGA
- the rpsP gene encoding 30S ribosomal protein S16 has protein sequence MVTIRLARGGSKKRPFYHLTVTNSRNARDGRFVERIGFFNPVAQGAEVKLSVNQERVSYWLSQGAQPSERVAQLLKEAAKAAA, from the coding sequence ATGGTAACCATCCGTCTTGCCCGTGGCGGCTCCAAGAAGCGCCCCTTCTACCACCTGACCGTGACCAACAGCCGCAACGCGCGCGACGGTCGCTTCGTAGAGCGCATCGGTTTCTTCAACCCGGTTGCCCAGGGTGCTGAAGTGAAGCTCTCCGTAAACCAGGAGCGCGTCAGCTACTGGCTGAGCCAGGGCGCCCAGCCGTCTGAGCGTGTTGCTCAGCTGCTGAAGGAAGCTGCCAAGGCTGCTGCCTAA
- the ffh gene encoding signal recognition particle protein, with protein sequence MFENLTDRLSQTLRHVTGKAKLTEDNIKDTLREVRMALLEADVALPVVKDFVNKIKDRAVGTEVSKSLTPGQAFVKIVQAELVELMGAANEDLALNAAPPAVILMAGLQGAGKTTTVGKLARFLKERKKKTVLVVSADVYRPAAIKQLETLANDIGVTFFPSDTSQKPVDIAQSAIREAKLKFIDVVIVDTAGRLHVDAEMMDEIKHVHAAIKPVETLFVVDAMTGQDAANTAKAFNDALPLTGVVLTKVDGDARGGAALSVRAITGKPIKFLGMGEKTEALDPFHPDRVASRILGMGDVLSLIEQAEQNMDREKAEKLAKKIKKGKGFDLEDFRDQLQQMKSMGGLGSLMDKLPMLGGVNLAQMGNAQNAAEKQFKQMEAIINSMTPAERRDPEMISGSRKRRIALGSGTQVQDVGRLIKQHKQMQKMMKKVTAKGGMAKMMRGMGSMFPGGMPKM encoded by the coding sequence ATGTTTGAAAACCTAACCGACCGCCTCTCACAGACGCTGCGCCATGTCACCGGCAAGGCCAAGCTGACCGAGGACAACATCAAGGACACCCTGCGTGAAGTGCGCATGGCCCTGCTCGAGGCCGACGTCGCCCTGCCGGTGGTGAAGGACTTCGTCAACAAGATCAAGGACCGTGCGGTCGGTACCGAGGTTTCCAAGAGCCTGACCCCCGGCCAGGCTTTCGTGAAGATCGTCCAGGCCGAGCTGGTGGAGCTGATGGGCGCCGCCAACGAGGACCTGGCGCTGAATGCCGCTCCGCCGGCGGTGATCCTGATGGCTGGCCTGCAGGGTGCGGGCAAGACCACCACCGTGGGCAAGCTGGCGCGCTTCCTCAAGGAGCGCAAGAAGAAAACCGTGCTGGTGGTATCGGCGGACGTTTACCGCCCCGCTGCGATCAAGCAGCTGGAAACCCTGGCCAATGACATCGGCGTCACCTTCTTCCCCTCCGACACCAGCCAGAAGCCGGTGGACATCGCCCAGTCGGCGATCCGCGAAGCCAAGCTGAAGTTCATTGATGTCGTCATCGTCGACACCGCCGGTCGCCTGCACGTCGACGCCGAGATGATGGACGAGATCAAGCACGTCCACGCCGCCATCAAGCCGGTGGAAACGCTGTTCGTGGTCGACGCCATGACCGGTCAGGACGCCGCCAACACCGCCAAGGCCTTCAATGACGCCCTGCCGCTGACCGGCGTGGTGCTGACCAAGGTCGACGGCGACGCCCGTGGCGGTGCCGCTCTCTCGGTCCGCGCCATCACCGGCAAGCCGATCAAATTCCTCGGCATGGGCGAGAAGACCGAAGCCCTCGACCCCTTCCACCCGGACCGCGTCGCCTCGCGCATCCTCGGTATGGGTGACGTGCTCAGCCTGATCGAACAGGCCGAGCAGAACATGGACCGGGAGAAGGCCGAGAAGCTCGCCAAGAAGATCAAGAAGGGCAAGGGTTTCGACCTGGAAGACTTCCGCGACCAGCTGCAGCAGATGAAGAGCATGGGCGGCCTCGGCAGCCTGATGGACAAGCTGCCCATGCTTGGCGGCGTCAACCTGGCGCAGATGGGCAACGCACAGAACGCGGCGGAGAAGCAGTTCAAGCAGATGGAGGCGATCATCAACTCCATGACCCCTGCCGAACGCCGCGATCCGGAAATGATCAGCGGCTCGCGCAAACGCCGTATCGCGCTGGGCTCCGGCACCCAGGTGCAGGACGTCGGCCGTCTCATCAAGCAGCATAAACAGATGCAGAAGATGATGAAGAAGGTCACCGCCAAGGGCGGCATGGCCAAGATGATGCGCGGCATGGGCAGCATGTTCCCCGGCGGCATGCCGAAGATGTGA
- the ccsA gene encoding cytochrome c biogenesis protein CcsA, with translation MHPLLPSLLAAFLYAGTTGYQGLRLSQRITPDKRLLILGSGLALLAHCAALVLQLLTPAGLYLDFFNAASLIAAAVILLTIVASARIPIENLLLLLLPLGALTVLAAALVPGGTSQAIDEEPGILAHILLSILAYGLLTMAVFQALLLLLQDHQLKHKHPSGLIKNFPALQTMESLLFSFLWAGWGLLSLSLISGWLFVDNLFAQHLAHKTILSCIAWVVFGVLLWGRHQLGWRGHKAIRWTLAGFCLLMLAYFGSKLVREFILHV, from the coding sequence ATGCACCCTCTGCTGCCCAGCCTCCTGGCTGCATTCCTCTATGCGGGCACCACTGGTTACCAGGGCCTTCGCCTCAGCCAGCGCATCACGCCGGACAAGCGCCTGCTGATCCTCGGCAGCGGCCTGGCCCTGCTCGCCCATTGCGCCGCACTCGTCCTCCAGTTGCTGACCCCCGCCGGGCTCTATCTGGACTTCTTCAATGCGGCCAGCCTGATCGCCGCCGCGGTGATCCTGCTGACCATCGTGGCCAGCGCTCGGATTCCCATCGAGAACCTTCTGCTCCTGCTGCTCCCACTCGGCGCCCTGACGGTGCTGGCGGCGGCGCTGGTGCCCGGCGGCACCTCCCAGGCCATCGATGAAGAGCCAGGCATCCTCGCGCACATCCTGCTGTCGATCCTGGCCTACGGCCTGCTCACGATGGCCGTGTTCCAGGCCTTGTTGCTGCTCCTGCAGGACCACCAGCTCAAACACAAGCACCCGTCCGGCCTGATCAAGAACTTCCCTGCCCTGCAGACCATGGAAAGCCTGCTGTTCAGCTTCCTCTGGGCGGGCTGGGGCCTGCTCTCGCTGTCGCTGATTTCCGGCTGGCTGTTCGTCGATAACCTGTTCGCCCAGCACCTGGCGCACAAGACCATCCTGTCCTGCATTGCCTGGGTCGTGTTCGGTGTCCTGCTCTGGGGCCGCCATCAGCTCGGCTGGCGCGGGCACAAGGCCATCCGCTGGACCCTGGCGGGTTTCTGCCTGTTGATGCTGGCGTATTTCGGCAGCAAGCTGGTCCGCGAATTCATCCTTCACGTCTGA
- a CDS encoding SGNH/GDSL hydrolase family protein has product MSHLATLCWWVAALPLLPLALPMAVHTRRTALRLAPAAGPERGVAGGGFDGEPLRLLLIGESTVAGVGASCLDYALAGQLASSLAARLKRPVAWRACGENGITAGEALERLLPQVADEPADWVLLVFGVNDTTHFSSSRRWRASLAGLARHFAGRGVRVAFSGVPPLEHFSALPWLLRRLLGWRARLLDRQLHELARKEGWDCHATRLDMRPEFLALDGYHPSTLGYRVWGEALAERFAAVALPPRKAKGLAIGLGA; this is encoded by the coding sequence GTGAGCCACCTGGCCACGCTGTGCTGGTGGGTAGCGGCGTTGCCGCTGCTGCCCCTGGCATTGCCCATGGCCGTACATACCCGTCGCACCGCCCTGCGCCTGGCGCCCGCCGCCGGCCCTGAGCGCGGTGTGGCAGGGGGCGGGTTCGATGGCGAGCCCCTGCGTCTTCTTCTGATCGGTGAATCCACCGTCGCCGGCGTTGGGGCTTCCTGCCTGGACTACGCCCTCGCCGGCCAACTGGCCTCTTCCCTTGCGGCTCGCTTGAAGCGGCCGGTGGCCTGGCGTGCGTGCGGCGAGAACGGCATCACCGCCGGCGAAGCCTTGGAGCGCCTGCTGCCCCAGGTGGCAGACGAGCCCGCTGACTGGGTGCTGCTGGTCTTCGGCGTCAACGACACCACGCATTTCAGCTCCAGCCGGCGCTGGCGGGCTTCTCTGGCGGGCCTGGCCCGGCATTTCGCCGGTCGGGGTGTGCGGGTCGCCTTCTCCGGCGTGCCGCCGCTGGAGCATTTCAGCGCCTTGCCCTGGTTGCTGCGTCGCTTGCTCGGCTGGCGCGCACGTCTGTTGGATCGCCAACTGCACGAACTGGCCCGGAAAGAGGGGTGGGATTGTCACGCCACCCGTCTGGACATGCGCCCGGAGTTCCTGGCGCTGGATGGCTATCACCCTTCGACGCTTGGCTATCGGGTCTGGGGCGAGGCGCTGGCAGAGCGGTTCGCCGCTGTGGCGTTGCCGCCTCGGAAGGCAAAGGGGCTGGCGATCGGTCTTGGCGCGTGA
- the purT gene encoding formate-dependent phosphoribosylglycinamide formyltransferase has protein sequence MPRIGTPLSPSATRVLLCGSGELGKEVAIELQRLGCEVIAVDRYADAPAMQVAHRSHVISMLDGAALRAVIEQEKPHYIVPEIEAIATATLVELEAEGFTVVPTARAAQLTMNREGIRRLAAEELGLPTSPFHFADTFEDYSAAVASVGYPCVVKPIMSSSGKGQSVLKSDADLKAAWDYAQEGGRAGKGRVIVEGFIDFDYEITLLTVRHIGGTSFCAPIGHRQVKGDYHESWQPQAMSPKALAESERVAQAVTEALGGRGLFGVELFIKGDQVWFSEVSPRPHDTGLVTLISQDLSEFALHARAILGLPIPAIRQTGPSASAVILVEGKSSQVSFGNLGAALSEPDTALRLFGKPEVDGQRRMGVALARDESTDLARAKAARSAQAVDVQL, from the coding sequence ATGCCCCGTATTGGAACCCCCTTGTCGCCCAGCGCGACCCGCGTACTGCTGTGCGGCTCCGGCGAGCTCGGCAAGGAGGTGGCGATCGAACTGCAGCGCCTCGGCTGCGAAGTGATTGCCGTCGACCGTTACGCTGATGCTCCGGCCATGCAAGTGGCCCATCGCAGCCACGTGATCAGCATGCTGGACGGTGCCGCCCTGCGCGCCGTGATCGAGCAGGAGAAGCCGCACTACATCGTGCCGGAGATCGAGGCCATTGCCACCGCGACGCTTGTGGAGCTGGAGGCTGAAGGTTTCACCGTGGTGCCCACCGCCCGTGCCGCGCAGCTGACCATGAATCGCGAAGGCATCCGCCGCCTCGCCGCCGAGGAGCTGGGCCTGCCCACTTCGCCCTTCCACTTCGCCGACACGTTCGAAGACTACAGCGCCGCCGTGGCCAGCGTGGGTTACCCCTGTGTGGTCAAGCCGATCATGAGTTCCTCGGGCAAGGGCCAGTCGGTGCTCAAGTCCGACGCCGACCTCAAGGCCGCCTGGGATTACGCCCAGGAGGGCGGTCGCGCTGGCAAGGGCCGGGTCATCGTCGAAGGCTTCATCGACTTCGACTACGAGATCACCCTGCTCACCGTGCGCCATATCGGCGGCACCAGCTTCTGCGCCCCCATCGGCCATCGTCAGGTGAAGGGTGACTACCACGAATCCTGGCAGCCCCAGGCCATGAGCCCGAAGGCCCTGGCCGAGTCCGAACGTGTCGCCCAGGCGGTCACCGAGGCCCTGGGTGGCCGCGGTCTGTTTGGCGTCGAACTGTTCATCAAGGGCGACCAGGTGTGGTTCAGCGAAGTCTCGCCGCGCCCCCACGACACCGGCCTCGTGACCCTGATCTCCCAGGACCTGTCCGAATTCGCCCTGCACGCCCGGGCCATCCTCGGTCTGCCGATCCCGGCAATCCGCCAGACGGGCCCGTCGGCTTCGGCGGTGATCCTGGTGGAGGGCAAGTCCAGCCAGGTCAGCTTCGGCAACCTGGGCGCCGCCCTCAGCGAGCCCGATACCGCGCTGCGCCTGTTCGGCAAGCCGGAAGTGGACGGCCAGCGCCGCATGGGCGTGGCCCTGGCGCGGGATGAGTCCACTGACCTGGCGCGGGCCAAGGCAGCCCGTTCGGCCCAGGCGGTCGACGTCCAGCTGTGA
- a CDS encoding DUF1289 domain-containing protein, translating into MDVERPVRSPCVQVCVLDDHDICSGCQRTADEITRWGRMDNAERREVLARCFERAKASGLFITPPTQAS; encoded by the coding sequence ATGGATGTTGAGCGCCCCGTCCGCTCCCCCTGCGTGCAGGTCTGCGTGCTGGACGACCATGACATTTGCAGCGGCTGCCAGCGCACCGCTGATGAAATCACCCGTTGGGGCCGGATGGATAATGCCGAGCGCCGCGAAGTCCTGGCACGCTGTTTCGAGCGCGCCAAGGCCAGCGGCTTGTTCATCACGCCCCCGACCCAGGCTTCTTGA
- a CDS encoding gamma carbonic anhydrase family protein, with protein sequence MKYRLGTAQVDAHPDSWTAPTATLVGKVRLDAGASVWFGAVLRGDNELIHIGENSNVQDGTVMHTDMGYPLNIGRSVTIGHNAMLHGCSVGDFSLIGINAVVLNGAKIGKYCIIGANALIPEGKEIPDGSLVMGSPGKVVRELTEQQKKMLEASAAHYVHNAQRYARDLAEQDD encoded by the coding sequence ATGAAATACCGCCTTGGAACCGCCCAGGTCGACGCCCACCCTGATAGCTGGACTGCCCCCACCGCCACCCTGGTGGGCAAGGTGCGCCTGGACGCCGGCGCCAGTGTCTGGTTCGGCGCCGTACTGCGCGGGGACAATGAGCTGATCCACATTGGCGAGAACAGCAATGTCCAGGACGGCACCGTGATGCACACCGACATGGGCTATCCGCTGAATATCGGCCGCTCCGTCACCATCGGCCACAACGCCATGCTCCACGGCTGCTCGGTGGGCGACTTCAGCCTGATTGGCATCAACGCGGTGGTGCTCAACGGCGCGAAGATTGGCAAGTACTGCATCATCGGCGCCAATGCGCTGATCCCAGAAGGCAAGGAAATTCCCGACGGTTCGCTGGTCATGGGCTCGCCCGGCAAGGTGGTGCGTGAGCTGACCGAGCAGCAAAAGAAGATGCTCGAGGCCAGCGCCGCCCACTATGTGCACAACGCCCAGCGCTACGCCCGCGACCTGGCGGAGCAGGACGACTGA
- a CDS encoding CoA pyrophosphatase: MLDDLLRRVQSYSPRTLEADRDFPEAAVLVPITRSDEPELILTLRASGLSTHGGEVAFPGGRRDPEDADLIRTALREAEEEVGLPPGLVEIIGPLSPLVSRHGIKVTPFVGLVPDFVQYRANHGEIDSVFSVPLEFFRDDPRQMTHRIDYLGRSWYVPCYQFGEYKIWGLTAIMVVELVNLVYDAGIEMSRAPESFVKLK; the protein is encoded by the coding sequence ATGCTGGATGACCTGCTCCGTCGCGTGCAGAGCTACTCCCCGAGAACCTTGGAGGCTGATCGCGATTTCCCCGAAGCCGCGGTGCTGGTGCCCATCACTCGCAGCGACGAACCGGAGCTGATCCTGACCCTGCGTGCCAGCGGGCTGTCCACCCACGGCGGCGAAGTTGCCTTCCCGGGCGGCCGCCGCGATCCCGAGGATGCGGACCTGATTCGCACGGCCCTGCGCGAGGCGGAAGAGGAGGTGGGGCTGCCCCCCGGTCTGGTGGAAATCATCGGCCCCCTCAGCCCCTTGGTGTCCCGCCATGGCATCAAGGTCACCCCCTTTGTGGGACTGGTTCCGGACTTCGTCCAGTACCGGGCCAATCATGGTGAGATCGACTCCGTTTTCAGCGTGCCGCTGGAGTTCTTCCGCGACGACCCGCGCCAGATGACCCACCGCATCGACTACCTCGGCCGCAGTTGGTACGTGCCCTGCTACCAGTTCGGCGAATACAAGATCTGGGGCCTGACCGCGATCATGGTCGTGGAACTGGTCAACCTGGTCTACGACGCCGGGATCGAGATGTCCCGCGCGCCCGAGAGCTTTGTAAAACTCAAATAA
- a CDS encoding NUDIX hydrolase yields the protein MKFCSQCGGPVVQRIPDGDSRLRYVCDNCHTIHYQNPRIVAGCLPVWGEQVLLCRRAIDPRKGYWTLPAGFMENGETMEQAATRETLEEACARVRNLSLYTLFDLPHISQVYTFFRAELVDLDFAAGDESLEVRLFHERDIPWSELAFPTVGRTLECYFADRAGQVFPVRNEPLAPLLAYYKKA from the coding sequence ATGAAATTCTGCAGCCAGTGCGGCGGACCGGTCGTCCAGCGCATCCCCGACGGCGACAGCCGCCTGCGCTACGTGTGTGACAACTGCCACACCATCCATTATCAGAACCCGCGCATCGTCGCCGGTTGCCTGCCGGTGTGGGGCGAGCAGGTGCTGCTCTGCCGCCGCGCCATCGACCCGCGCAAGGGCTACTGGACCCTGCCGGCCGGTTTCATGGAGAACGGCGAGACCATGGAGCAGGCCGCCACCCGTGAAACCCTCGAGGAAGCCTGCGCCCGGGTGCGCAACCTCAGCCTCTATACCCTCTTCGACCTGCCCCACATCAGCCAGGTCTACACCTTCTTCCGTGCCGAACTGGTGGACCTGGACTTCGCCGCCGGCGACGAAAGCCTGGAAGTCCGACTGTTCCACGAACGGGATATTCCCTGGTCGGAGCTGGCTTTTCCGACTGTCGGCCGTACCTTAGAATGCTACTTCGCCGACCGCGCCGGGCAGGTCTTCCCGGTGCGCAACGAGCCGCTGGCGCCGTTGCTGGCCTACTACAAAAAAGCCTGA